From a region of the Clostridia bacterium genome:
- a CDS encoding competence/damage-inducible protein A, protein MANVAVIAVGNEVVRGDVIDTNGAQVARWALAAGLEPGPRWVVPDDEARIAEAVARAASEADVVVVVGGLGPTPDDVTRDGVARAAGRPLVRHAEAEARLRALYSHRGLPLSAGVLRQADLPEGASPLPNDVGTAPGFWLEERGVLIVVLPGPPRELIPMGNHVMALWRARFPEAAAPPTRRLFVAGYGESVIAERVAATLGAGSPSASGVR, encoded by the coding sequence GTGGCGAACGTGGCCGTCATCGCCGTCGGCAACGAAGTCGTGCGCGGCGACGTGATCGACACGAACGGGGCGCAGGTCGCCCGCTGGGCGCTGGCGGCCGGGCTGGAGCCGGGTCCCCGCTGGGTCGTGCCGGACGACGAAGCCCGGATTGCCGAAGCGGTCGCGCGGGCGGCGTCGGAGGCGGACGTCGTCGTCGTGGTGGGCGGCCTGGGTCCCACGCCGGACGACGTCACGCGTGACGGGGTGGCGCGCGCCGCCGGGCGGCCGCTCGTCCGTCATGCGGAGGCGGAGGCGCGGCTGCGCGCGCTGTACAGCCACCGCGGCCTGCCGCTCTCCGCAGGGGTGCTCCGCCAGGCGGACCTGCCGGAGGGCGCGTCGCCCCTTCCGAACGACGTCGGCACCGCTCCCGGGTTTTGGCTCGAGGAGCGCGGCGTCCTGATCGTCGTGCTGCCCGGCCCTCCGCGCGAACTCATCCCCATGGGCAACCATGTCATGGCGCTGTGGCGCGCGCGCTTTCCCGAGGCGGCGGCGCCGCCCACGCGCCGGCTTTTTGTCGCGGGCTACGGGGAGAGCGTGATCGCGGAGCGCGTGGCCGCCACGCTCGGGGCTGGCAGCCCCTCCGCCAGCGGCGTACGCT
- a CDS encoding AAA family ATPase, protein MRRQRWLEVGIGSALAAVVFLYLQGINLLPFVALAAVAYLFVRSMPLPGLPRRFAVVSPAEAGPPAVTFDDVGGQESAKKEMLEALDFLKQEDRVRRLGIRPLKGILLTGPPGTGKTLLAKAAANYTNSIFIAASGSEFIEMYAGVGAQRVRELFRRAREEARAAGQNAVIFIDEIEVIAGRRGRHQSHLEYDQTLNQLLVEMDGMSIDDDVRVLVIAATNRADLIDDALLRPGRFDRIVKVDLPDREGRRRILELHTRNKPIADDVDLDEIARETFNFSGAHLESLANEAAIWAMRRGLDKIPHAAFLEAIDKVIMGEKLDRRPEPEERRRIAVHEAGHALVGEWLLPGSVARVTITSRGQALGYVRSAPKADQYLYTKEELERDICVCLAGSAAEQVVFGNRSTGAGNDFEQAVRLAHVMISSGMSRLGIVDPERLPRALEHEVVAEILSSLEEKVVARLAEWKPVLEDVAAALLENESMSGHELRERLAAATSGTDGAAPEAAAAVEPPA, encoded by the coding sequence GACGGCAGCGATGGCTGGAAGTCGGCATCGGCAGCGCGCTCGCCGCCGTCGTTTTCCTGTACCTGCAGGGGATCAACCTGCTTCCGTTCGTCGCGTTGGCGGCCGTCGCGTACCTGTTCGTGCGGTCCATGCCGCTCCCCGGCCTCCCGCGGCGCTTCGCGGTCGTCTCGCCGGCCGAGGCGGGACCGCCGGCCGTCACCTTTGACGACGTCGGCGGCCAGGAGTCGGCGAAGAAGGAGATGCTTGAGGCGCTCGACTTCTTGAAGCAAGAGGATCGGGTGCGACGCCTGGGCATCCGGCCGTTGAAGGGAATCCTGCTCACCGGACCGCCGGGGACGGGCAAGACCCTGCTGGCGAAGGCGGCCGCCAACTACACGAACAGCATTTTCATCGCCGCTTCCGGCAGCGAGTTCATCGAGATGTACGCGGGCGTCGGCGCGCAGCGGGTGCGCGAGCTCTTCCGCCGCGCCCGGGAAGAGGCGCGCGCCGCGGGCCAGAACGCGGTGATCTTCATCGACGAGATCGAAGTCATCGCAGGGCGCCGCGGCCGTCACCAGAGCCACCTGGAGTACGACCAGACCCTGAACCAGTTGCTCGTCGAAATGGACGGCATGTCCATCGACGACGACGTCCGCGTGCTCGTCATCGCCGCGACCAACCGCGCCGACCTGATCGACGACGCGCTCCTGCGGCCGGGCCGCTTCGACCGGATCGTGAAGGTGGACCTCCCGGACCGCGAGGGCCGGCGGCGCATCTTGGAGTTGCACACGCGGAACAAGCCGATCGCCGACGATGTCGACCTCGACGAGATCGCGAGGGAAACGTTCAACTTCTCCGGGGCGCACCTGGAAAGCCTCGCGAACGAGGCGGCCATCTGGGCGATGCGGAGAGGCCTCGACAAGATTCCGCACGCCGCCTTCCTCGAGGCGATCGACAAGGTGATCATGGGCGAGAAGCTGGACCGCCGGCCGGAGCCGGAGGAGCGGCGCCGGATCGCCGTCCACGAGGCCGGCCACGCGCTGGTCGGCGAGTGGCTGCTGCCCGGGTCCGTCGCGCGCGTCACGATCACATCGCGCGGCCAGGCGCTCGGCTATGTGCGCAGCGCGCCCAAGGCGGACCAGTACCTGTACACGAAGGAGGAACTGGAGCGGGACATCTGCGTGTGCCTCGCCGGCTCCGCGGCGGAGCAGGTCGTTTTCGGAAACCGCAGCACCGGCGCGGGGAACGACTTCGAACAGGCCGTGCGGCTGGCGCACGTCATGATCAGCTCCGGAATGTCCCGGTTGGGGATCGTAGACCCCGAGCGCCTGCCGCGGGCGCTCGAGCACGAAGTCGTGGCGGAAATCCTATCCTCGCTTGAGGAGAAAGTCGTGGCCCGCCTGGCCGAGTGGAAGCCGGTGCTGGAAGACGTGGCGGCCGCGCTGCTTGAGAACGAAAGCATGTCGGGCCACGAGTTGCGCGAACGGCTCGCGGCCGCGACTTCAGGGACGGACGGCGCCGCGCCCGAAGCCGCGGCCGCGGTTGAACCGCCGGCGTAG